Within the Medicago truncatula cultivar Jemalong A17 chromosome 4, MtrunA17r5.0-ANR, whole genome shotgun sequence genome, the region CTGAGCAGGGATGCACGGCGAATTGTGGTGAGAACGTGGATATTGACCATCTTTTtgttaaatgtgatttttatggTAGACCTTGGTATTTCTGGTTGCCTTGCTTTTTCTATTGTCTATAATGGCAGGGTCCTAGTGCATATATACCAGTTTGGTACTTAGAGGATTTTTGCATAAGGTTCAATGCTCCCTTAACATTATTTGACTTTCTATTGCTTAGAACATTTGGAAGGACCGTAACAGAcctatttttcatcaaaaagagaaaaatttgtAGACTCTTTGTGAAAGGGTATAGCTTCGGTCATATTGGTGGTTTGAGTCAAAGTatgttttattcaattttgaCTACCAATTATGGAGGCTAAATCCCATTTTCTATTAAACTATAGTTACCtaacttgttttatttttactctCTTCCTAGCATTTACTATGCTGTACTCTATTCTTTGTTACTCCTACTTCTTTCGGTACACCTTCTGTTGAGGGGGTTTGATTTAGTTTTTCAATATTGGTTTCCTTttggtctttaaaaaaaaaaaaacattttacaaaatttgataattattatttaactctataataatttattttttttaaatataaataagtaGTAGTAAAAGTGTTTagaaaatttcaacaaaatgttAGGGCTGGTTTAATAGAGTAGGAAGAAtcaattgagagagagagagaggtgtgTGAAGGAAAAATGAGCAACGAAGCAAAAGCAAAAGTGAAGAGCGGCGATGGTGGATTTAGATCAAGGTTGAATCAAATTCTGTATAGCGGTGAAAAGAAGCATGTTTTCGCTGGCTTAGTTCTCATCACTGCCGTTTTTTCTGTACCATGGTTTCTTATGAACAGAGGTTCgttcctttcaaatttcaacttttttgttattgtcaatttttttaaattggtttcAAAGTTCTTATCTTTAGCTTTATATCAATAATGGGttgtttctttctctttctttcactGATGTTTGCAACATTTTAGTATATCAGTGATTGTGTTATGTGTAGAACTCATCATTATTAACAAGTAAACCACCAAATTGGTAGTTGTTCTAAAATAAGTCTTTTgagattatgaatatttcaaaaaggtATGTTACTAAGTCAAATTTTACTCGCGACGAAATTGATAGTAAGTGGCTAAAtataaggaccaaattgatagGAAGTTGTTGAACCATTGGACTTAATAAACTCAGGGGTTGGCCTGGTGGTGAAGGCTTGAGACctaggagtgtgctcctctctaGTTCTCAGCTTCGAATTCTTTAGGTGCCTATAATTTTTGTGTTAGGTCAGTCCATACAAAGTTTTGCTCTGACTTCAATTTTTGCCCCTGCTAGTGGACGGTGGGATTGATCCCGGATTAGTCTGTCATTGAGTTGGATACTGagtttccaaaaaaattaaaaggacttAATTGATAGTAAGTGGTTAAATATAGGGGGCAACTTGACAGTTTATTAGAGTCAGAGaccattttgaaatatttacaATCTTATGACCTATTTCAGAGCGCCCTACAACGTCATGGACGAATTTAGTGGTTTACTCCATTATTAATTTTGTAGTAGGAAAACAATTCAAGTTCCTAGATAAGGCCTTTCAGTAGTTTATAAAGAGTTACATCATCATTTTACAAACTGGTTTTATAAGGATGAGTCAAACTAATGTAAAAAGTCAATATGATATTAGAGTCTATCAATCTATAAAGTACAGATACGGGCACGAATACGACACGGACACACTGACAccactaataatttgagaaaatcacataatgtGTCGCCGGGACACATCTAATCTGAGGAGTGTATGTGCTTCATAGAGTGAGACCACCCATTAAATTATCCTCCCACCAAGCCTAATAGTGTTCGACATGAGAGTGGATTGCAAAAAAAATCCATGTCTCTCATAACCtgttttgtaaggatgaattAAACTCGGTGTAAAACCTAATATGCTATTATAAAGAAAACATAACATGTTAAGTACATTTAGGGTCTCTTGCTTAGTTGAATTATTATGTAAAAGTGGTTGCATATGTTCATCAGATATACAATTTTTGTCTTATTAAATCTGAATGTATGTATCCCCTCTGCAAGTTTGCAACTGCTTTAATTGGGCTTTATATTTGGTGAAATTAACTAGACTTTGGGGGTGCGTTTGAAGTTCTTTGTTTACAACTTATTTGTACTTATCTAGTTATCTTATGGCATTAGCATTTGCGTAAGTGTTTAGGCGAgcatataaaaatagcttatgagaTGTCTATTAGGCCCTGTATAGagaaacaacttaattaagtgtttatagAATCATAAGCGTTTATCATAGAATTGCTTTGTATATTACTATAAGAAAAGATATAATAAAGTTGGAATGTTGTCATCTAAGCtttaagctattttcataaacatAAACTACCCTCGAGAGTTTAGAAAATAAGCTTAAAACTgtttatggacatgtcataagctgtttctaGAAGTTCTCCCAAACCCAAACTGtttcacaagtgtttatgccagtagataagctcaaataagccaattcaaaAGGGCTCTTAGTTGTTATCAGGTAATTTCATCAATCTCTTCAAGATAGCGTATAACTAGAACCTTGACTAAGCGTTAATGAAGTTCTTCAGAAAATCCCAGTTTAGCTCTTCCTTTGCTCGATACCTTTCACCAGTTTTCCAGTTGAGGTTTTTGATGGTATTGTATTGCTCAAGTGCTTTCCCTCTTGCctcaaaaatcacttttaatcaaagaaaagcAATTATCTTTGGCTGTTCAAAGTCAAAATTGTTTTTCCTCCAAAAAATGTTGCTTAAAAAATTGGGTTGagaataacaaataacaattgcCAAGCCTTTTTCAATGTGTGTTGGTTCAAGGATAAGCGCTATTATCTGTAAATCTCTCTTACTGGTTTGGCCTATAGTTTTACTTGGTCTCGTTCTGCCTCTAACTACTGGAGCGTCCTTCATTATGTCAACCCTCTTTATCGGCGCTTCAGCATGTCTTCTTTATGCATGCACGGAGTTGAGGATTCCATATTaaatttactttaatctggATTTTACCATTGACATTTCCAGATACAAATCACTTCAAATTTACTTTTAACCAAAACCAACTTTGCTAAATCTAAATCATTTAAATTCAAGTTTGCAAACACTCACTCACCCATGCACTAAGACCTGTTGTGAGGAAAAAAGATGGGATAAAGAGGAGGAAAAGGATCcttgtttaaaaaattgtatttcatATAATTAGCTCCTCTCTCTATCTTGTCTTTTTTCAGTGGCAATCAAAATTTGTCTGTCAAAAGAAAGCCGCACTCTATGGGGATGAATCAGAGTTCAATTCCTTGAGAAAACAATTGTTATGAGGGTCTCCTAAATGCATAAATGCATGAAaacagagaaagaaagaaaaaacttgagGGGAAACCCTGGTCAAAGATCCCAAAAAAATGGAACACATCAACATTCTATGACACAACTGTAGAACTGTCCTGGCCAATATGAATTTTATCCATCCTGTTATTgtatgtttttatcatttaaaatctATACTTCTTAAATATTCACAGCAGTACCATCGGTGATGCTTTCTTTTGACTTGGTTTCTTTGACACTGATCATTCTAAAAGGTTTTATGTTAAATACTATTTCCACTTTCCTTCATCTGTGTTTGGGCAAGCGTTGATCAATGGTTTGTATGaacttgattttgtaaaattgaattGGTTAAATCAGAGTTTGAAATGAAGTGATTTGGACAGCATAAGAAACAATAGGAAGGATATGATAGATGTGGTTAGGAAATAATTAGCAACAGAATTTTATAATGGGAATTATTAGGGATTTAATAGCAGTTACAAGGCAGTTAGGATTTGAAAAGAGCTTCTACAATTATTATTAGTACTCAATCTGTCTCATGCAGAATTCTTAAGAAAATCATTTAGTGTACTAATTTCTATGAAAAAATTAGCTCCATTGACTACAATGCCTTTATTAATAaagtagttagtggagtagttagaTGAACCTAGATACAATAAATGAAGGTGTCAGTGGAAAAAGAGAATTAATGCCTTAGTAGTATTctaaaatgacataaacaaaTATTCCAAATATGAGACAGATTGAGTTGTATATTTGATAGAGTGAGTTGTATATTTGATAGTAGGGTTTGAAACTAAGCAGAGAGGTTGTTCCTGTTCTGTACTTTGGACAGAGAATACTCTCTGTACAGCTGCATTGTTGTTCTATCATTATTCGATCctattttttatctatttaaatTGGTGTTCTATAATCCTATTTGGTGTGCTATAAACCGAGATTTGGAGACAATGAATTTTGAATCAAAATATCCAAACATCAAGCAAACTTAACGTAATTTTGAATTTCCAAACCGGTATCCATTTATACATTTCATTTAGTTACTTAATCTGTGGAGCTTATGTTTCCTTGCAGGATCAAAACACCAATCTCATCAAGATTACTTGGAAAAAGCTGATAAAGCAAGGAGCGAAAGACTCTCATCCAGTCCTGCTTCTTCCAAATGATTTCGAAAAGCATTTTATTAAAGAGCACAGTTTTTCAGTAACTTTAGATTTAAAAAGATTAGATATGTTTGCTGGATGTCCCTTTCCTTCGAATTTTTTCGGTGGGATGGAGGTCCATCTTTCTCAAGTCGTTGTACTTTGCTTCTAAATCAATCTTTTAATGAAAAACTAAACGATGTTAGATAGTTTGATATAATAAATTTTCCCTATATGATAAAAATTGTTGCATATGATTTGGTTGTTTAAAGCATAGTAGCAGGACAGGGAACTTCTCACTTATATGTGTATGAAAGTGCAACTTGTCCATCATATGCATTAGTGAtcatttttttgtaatgtttgtAGTAGAACATACTCTGTTTCTGTCATGGTTGTTGAAAATGGTGATATAGTTGGTCTCAAGCTGGATAATAGAACACTTCATATTATGCTTCAACAGGTAATAAtgctatataaatttaatcaaatCTTTTTATCATTGAATAATGACATATTGCTGTTTGTAGGGCATACAAAAGTTCTATAGTAGTGTTAATTTTAGATGGAGTTCCCTTTGCAACTGTGCATTGTTGATAAAAGTAGAAACTTGAACTTGAAGTGCCCTGTTTAGTAGCTTGCGGCGTCTTGCGCCAATTAGGCTTTAGAAGTTTAAAGTGGCAAAACTTAGGGAGGCTCTTTTCAGTGGCAGAACTTGAATGAGACCAGAGTTGCAGATCATGTTAGAAAGTGCAAACATGGTCTAAATTTGCTGTGAGGTAGCAATTGATTAACCATAGTGAACAGTAACACCACAAATTCAGCCTTAGAAAACATCACAGGCACTAGGAAGTGTAATACATCAATTGAACTATTTAGCTTTAGAATTGGGATTTACCAGAAAAGAAAGCTTTAGTATTGGGAAAGAGAGCTGCTACTTTGAGCTCGGCTGTCTGTGGCGCATGGCAGCGCCCAAGACTTTCACCACCCTTCCACCCATGCCTTTAGTACCAAGCTTTGTGATCTCCCTTCCACACTCTGCCACAATCCACCACTACATCTAAAATTTAAATCCTTGACCTCAGCTCCACCACACTACTAAAGCCTCCAATGATTAACACACAACTCCTACTTGAATGCCCACCCCTCACTGCCATAGTTTCTTCTCTGGTGGAGCACCCCAACCTTGCCCACCACCCCTACATGTGACTCCCATTGTTGCTCCTGCACTTTCAGAAATGAGTCTGAACCACCCTTTTCCGAACCCACTGGCCTTTTGTGACTTGATGGTCTAATATGTATGTGTTTGACGGTGTTTTGTATACAATACTAATCTTGATGGCTGCCAACTTTAACTTCCTCTCCACCTTACAAATGCTTTCAAGCATATAGTTAGTTTAGTGACACTGACCATAGTCAATTATGCCTGCACAGACCAAAATAATTCATAACCAGATGCTAATAAAGAATGtggatatttttctttctttcttggcCATTGACTATGATCGTGGAAGAAATTGGTTTGGTTGTTTATATTTAGATATTGGCTTGGTGATGCTTTGCTAGCTTTGCATTTTCTATGTtgtgcaattttattttattttttgcataaaCCAACAAAATGCATCGACATAAAAACTATTTACATCAAAAGATGTGCAGCAAATAAAAGATGCAGATGCCATcaacaaccaaaataaaaagcaaGCTTACAAACAATAGAGCCtaagcaaacaaaacaaaaatcaaaccacCAATATTCCTTACACCTATGACTATGAGGATGAGTTATTTGTGTACTTGGCTTGTTTAGTTATTTGTGTTGGTTTTAAATAGATGGAGAATATCCTAACACAAATTCATTCAATTTGGATGAACCAatcttattttagttttttatatttcataatGACCAATCttaattttagttattgaatgACGAAGGTtaccttaaaaataaaacaaaataagggTCAGCGTACTTAAATTAAAGACTAATATTATTATGCTTTAcgatagcttataaaaaaattcaacaaaaatttcaaagggAATGATCAATCATTGTGCTCAAGGGGCAGCTTCACtatttggataataattttatatgatGTCAACTTTCCTAGTGACTTGTTAAACTAGAGGTCAATATTCCTATgctttcaaaaatttcaaaggaaATGATCAATCAATTTCTTCAAGAAAAGTATCAATATTCCTATGATTTCATGTAGTTAAGTTTATTGAAGGCATCAAAGAACATCATCACAATCAATTTAAGTTATTATGACATTACAACCAATGACATATTAGCCTCTAGTTTATAAGATTTCATTTGGATAAAGATTAGAAACAGTGGACACATTTTTGCAAGAAACTTTTATTTGCAttgaacaataataaaaaaaagccaAATATCCTAAAATTCAATTATGTTGAGGAAATATGACATACATTAACTTGGACTATATGTACAAAGAGCACCAACCAAATTTGGATGGGGGACAAGTAGTAAGTAGGTAATATACATACATATGATTGAAAgactaatattattattaatttattaataatttacaattcataaacttttttaaatgtAAGGATTAATATGAGAAGAGTAGTCACGGATTCCTGCTCCTTCCCAACCCATCCATTCTTCCCAATAGCCCCAATCTGGATCATTCATTCCTCTAAATGACTCATCATTGTTCTCATTATATGTGGTAGTGGTCTCATAAGTTTCTATCACATTTTCTCTCAAATTGGACATCACAATCTACAATCACCAATATAAGCAACAATGAAATTTCAATTAGGTAATCGtcatataaaaagataaaatcaaataaatcataaaacTATGGTCCCATAAAGGAAGATAAAAACAAACatctatgtttttatttgtatttgagaGATGATCATTTCATTCAAATAATAATGTCATAATTCAATAATTGTATATCAAATTTGGTCTCAACTGTTGCTacataaacattaaaaaactGGATTTGGATTCATGTAGATGTGTGACACAATTATTgatctttgttgttttattttaaatcaatgGTGAAGTTTGCTTCATAGTAAAGATCTTGTGAACCGATTGATCTTAAATCTCCAATATCCATATATTAAAGGATCTAAAAATAGTAATCAACCCAAACAATTATAACAATTAAATTAACTatgcaataaaaattaaggaTAGTTAAGAGAAATTTTAGGAAAACTCACATCATAAGCCTCATTGATCAAGTGAAACTGCACCCCACAATCTCTTCCTTTGCACACATCAGGATGGTACTGAAACACCGCCAAAAAAACACCAAATAATCAACATTAATAATACAAATCAAATTAACCAAAATCAAGATTTCAAATccaaattcataaatcaaattagagaaaaaaaaaacaaaagatagaaTCAAACCTGCAAAGCAAGTTGTCTAAAAGCCTTTCTAACATCAGATTCAGAAGCACCAGGTTGAATTCTTAAAGTCTTATAAGGATCCATCACAGAAGAAGATTTAGATTTAGATTTAGATTTAGAGCAACAAACCCTAACTTTATTCatcttattttgtttcttttcctttctACCAAATTGCATCCATGAAGATCCATTACCACCAATAACACCAACAGCAGTAGTAGCAGCCATTCTTAAAATCACAAATTCTCAAAAGCCCAAAAAAACCCTTTGTTATAAAGATCCAAACTTTGAAgtatttaacaaaaattaacaatGACCCAGAAGAGTTTTTGTTGTAAAGGACCAAACTTTAAGATAAGAACACAGATTCACAATGACCCAGAACAGGTTTGGTTACAAAGAACCAAACTTTGAGGTGGTTTTATTAAGGAAAGAAGATATTGTTTTTAGAATTGGAACAATGGGCACGGcaagttgattttgattttgattttgatgtggAATCTGTCCAAATCAAAGAAAGGATGAATGAATGAGGAAAGTAAAGAAAGGGATTTGTATTTATAGAAATAGGAAAATAAtttactaaataaaaaattatttattatgtgtgaAATTGGTTCTTATCCATTGATTGATGCAAACGTGACGTGGAATCTCGAGTGGAAAGAATCGTTATTGGGTTTTTATCTTATTGTccttttttttaggttttacTTGGTCTAAATTGGCAAGACTGTACTTTTGGATTTATTTGGATTTGGTTTATTTTTAGGGATATCGATTATGGTTATGGTATATCCTTTCTTACTATTTGGATTAGGTGCAATCGGATAGGGTGCAGTCAAACGTAGTCAATATCGAAAAATCGTCCGATCTTAATCGAGCGGATAGataatttaagaaatttaattaatttttatattattatttttgaaacaatTATATAATATCAAATTATAAGGTTAAAATATGGATAGTGTGAATTTAATTATACGATCTTCAATTTATCGATTGCATGATCGCATGTGATAGGACACAAATTTGTTCGTTTTTGAACTTTGATTCTTGGTCCTTCAACTTCTCTCATTTTCGTCGAAAGAACAAGTTTCATCATTTGATTGATTTGACTTAAAAACTATACCACCTCTTTCTAACTAAAGAAAAGCTTTTATCCTATAGCACCTTCCTCCTCTGCCCTCAATCCAAACTCGTTCCTCTTCGATGTAGCCCAGACGATGGTGGTACCTTCAATCTTCACAACGACACCGCCTTCTTTACCAAACATGTCTCACGATTTGGTTGTAACATGTGAACTTCATTGTTGGTTTCGACGATATCGCAATAATTCTTTTGTCAATCCTGCCAGATTTGGTTTCCATTGTCTGTATCAATGGTTGAGGTGTTATGTGTGTGTTGGGTGCTTTGTTGCACAACCACAACAATCTTCATGCTGATGTGCGGTTTCATTCATCGTATCCTAAGATATTGGTTCAAATGTTCAAACATCAATGTGTTTTTGCAATTTGATTTCATTCTCACAAGAGACACAAATTTTAAGGTGAGTTTGCAAAAACAAACATCAATTAATATGGTTTGCCGATTTTGTCCGTTTCAAAACAGTTTCAACGGTTCTTTTTCGATTCAACCCAAGCAACAGTTCTTTGCCTATAACATATCTGACAACATGCCCGATTCGTAGCTCAAGTGATGGTTTTCATCTGATTATTAATGACTTTGTTTGAGTGTTAAAGAAGAAAacgataaagaaaaaaaataaatgtttttttttttttttgtaactttaAGGTCTTTTTTTAGGTAg harbors:
- the LOC11429331 gene encoding uncharacterized protein; translation: MSNEAKAKVKSGDGGFRSRLNQILYSGEKKHVFAGLVLITAVFSVPWFLMNRGSKHQSHQDYLEKADKARSERLSSSPASSK
- the LOC11430211 gene encoding chaperone protein dnaJ 8, chloroplastic, producing MAATTAVGVIGGNGSSWMQFGRKEKKQNKMNKVRVCCSKSKSKSKSSSVMDPYKTLRIQPGASESDVRKAFRQLALQYHPDVCKGRDCGVQFHLINEAYDIVMSNLRENVIETYETTTTYNENNDESFRGMNDPDWGYWEEWMGWEGAGIRDYSSHINPYI